The proteins below come from a single Osmerus mordax isolate fOsmMor3 chromosome 3, fOsmMor3.pri, whole genome shotgun sequence genomic window:
- the LOC136940769 gene encoding inward rectifier potassium channel 2-like — MGSVRSHRYSIVSEEDGMKLATMAVPNGYGNGNANKVHTRQQPQSRFVKKDGHCNVQFVNMSEKGQRYLADIFTTCVDIRWRWMLLFFCLSFLLSWLLFGFMFWLVALAYGDIENETQMCVSNVNSFTAAFLFSVETQTTIGYGYRYVTEECPIAVFMVVFQSIVGCIIDAFIIGAVMAKMAKPKKRNETLVFSHYATVAMRDGKLCLMWRVGNLRKSHLVEAHVRAQLLKSRTTAEGEFIPLDQMDIDVGFDSGIDRIFLVSPITIVHEIDEDSPFYEMSRLELETSEFEIVVILEGMVEATAMTTQCRSSYVASEILWGHRFEPVLFEEKNYYKVDYSRFENTYEVASTPHCSARELAEKKSIASSAHNSFCYENEVALEKVEMEEEFEEEVEEEEHREEIGIENAALEDTHTEAVSDSEHSQDTLPLDARPLRRESEM; from the coding sequence ATGGGGAGCGTACGGAGCCACCGCTACAGCATTGTGTCGGAGGAGGACGGGATGAAGCTGGCCACCATGGCCGTGCCCAACGGCTACGGCAACGGCAACGCCAACAAGGTGCACACCAGGCAACAGCCCCAGAGCCGCTTTGTGAAGAAGGACGGCCACTGCAACGTGCAATTCGTCAACATGAGCGAGAAGGGCCAGCGCTACCTGGCCGATATCTTCACCACCTGCGTGGACATCCGCTGGCGCTGGATGCTGCTTTTCTTCTGCCTGTCCTTCCTGTTGTCCTGGCTCCTGTTCGGCTTCATGTTCTGGCTGGTGGCCCTGGCCTACGGGGACATCGAGAACGAGACTCAGATGTGCGTGTCCAACGTCAACAGCTTTACGGCCGCCTTCCTTTTCTCTGTGGAGACCCAGACCACCATTGGCTACGGCTACCGCTACGTCACGGAGGAGTGCCCCATCGCCGTCTTCATGGTGGTCTTCCAGAGCATCGTGGGCTGCATCATCGACGCCTTCATCATTGGCGCCGTCATGGCCAAGATGGCCAAGCCCAAGAAGAGGAACGAGACCCTGGTGTTCAGCCACTACGCCACGGTGGCCATGAGGGACGGGAAGCTGTGTCTGATGTGGCGCGTGGGGAACCTGAGGAAGAGCCACCTGGTGGAGGCCCACGTCAGGGCCCAGCTCCTCAAGTCCCGCACCACGGCGGAGGGGGAGTTCATCCCCCTGGACCAGATGGACATCGACGTGGGCTTCGACAGCGGGATCGACCGCATCTTCCTCGTGTCCCCCATCACCATCGTCCACGAGATCGACGAGGACAGCCCCTTCTACGAGATGAGCAGACTGGAGCTGGAAACGTCCGAGTTTGAGATTGTGGTCATTCTGGAGGGTATGGTGGAGGCCACGGCCATGACCACACAGTGCCGGAGCTCCTACGTGGCCAGTGAGATCCTTTGGGGTCATCGCTTTGAGCCCGTGCTCTTTGAGGAGAAGAACTACTACAAGGTAGACTACTCTCGCTTCGAAAACACATATGAGGTGGCCAGCACGCCCCATTGTAGTGCCAGGGAGCTGGCCGAAAAGAAGTCCATCGCCTCGAGCGCTCATAACTCCTTCTGTTACGAGAATGAGGTTGCCCTGGAGaaagtggagatggaggaggagtttgaggaggaggtggaggaggaggaacatcgAGAGGAAATTGGCATTGAGAATGCAGCACTTGAGGACACACATACCGAGGCAGTGTCTGACTCTGAACACAGCCAGGATACCTTGCCTTTAGATGCTAGGCCTCTCAGGAGAGAATCAGAAATGTGA
- the LOC136940782 gene encoding dual specificity mitogen-activated protein kinase kinase 6-like isoform X1, translating to MDLAFSSVLLKQKGKKKNPGLKLSKEVFEQPPPAAAAPPRDLDSKACVTIGEKNFVVKADDLEQIAELGRGAYGVVDKMRHVPSGVIMAVKRIRATVNTLEQKRLLMDLDISMRTVDCFFTVTFYGALFREGDVWICMELMDTSLDKFYKQVIEKNMTIPEDILGKITVAIVKALEHLHTILSVIHRDVKPSNVLINTQGQVKMCDFGISGHLVDSVAKTMDAGCKPYMAPERINPDLNQKGYSVKSDIWSLGITMIELAILKFPYDSWGTPFQQLKQVVDEPSPQLPAGRFSPEFVDFSSLCLRKKPNERPGYTELMQHPFFTLHDSKETDVASFVKIILAD from the exons ATGGATTTGGCTTTCAGCTCTGTTTTACTGAAACAAAAAG GGAAGAAGAAGAATCCAGGCCTCAAGCTCTCCAAGGAGGTGTTTGAGCAGCCTCCACCCGCAGCAGCAGC ACCACCGCGAGATCTGGACTCCAAAGCCTGTGTCACTATAGGAGAAAAG AACTTTGTGGTGAAGGCTGATGACTTGGAGCAGATTGCCGAGCTGGGCAGGGGAGCGTACGGGGTGGTTGACAAGATGAGGCATGTTCCCAGTGGTGTCATCATGGCTGTCAAG AGGATCCGTGCCACAGTCAACACCTTGGAGCAGAAGAGGCTGTTGATGGACCTGGACATCTCCATGAGGACTGTGGACTGCTTCTTCACTGTCACCTTCTACGGAGCTCTCTTCAGAGAG GGTGACGTGTGGATCTGTATGGAGCTGATGGACACTTCTCTGGACAAGTTTTACAAACAGGTTATCGAGAAAAACATGACCATACCGGAGGACATTCTGGGCAAGATCACTGTAGCG atTGTCAAGGCATTGGAGCATCTGCATACCATTCTGTCTGTGATACACAGAG ACGTCAAGCCCTCCAACGTGCTGATCAACACACAGGGCCAGGTCAAGATGTGTGACTTTGGCATCAGCGGACACCTGGTAGATTCGGTAGCCAAGACCATGGATGCAGGCTGCAAGCCCTACATGGCG CCTGAGCGAATCAACCCAGACCTCAACCAGAAAGGCTACAGTGTCAAGTCAGACATCTGGAGTCTCGGGATCACAATG ATTGAGCTGGCCATCCTGAAGTTCCCTTATGACTCGTGGGGCACACCTTTCCAGCAGCTCAAACAGGTGGTGGATGAGCCATCTCCTCAGCTGCCCGCCGGTCGCTTCTCTCCTGAGTTTGTAGACTTCAGCTCCCTGTG CTTAAGAAAGAAACCTAATGAAAGACCAGGCTACACAGAATTGATG CAACATCCCTTCTTCACCCTGCATGACTCCAAAGAGACAGACGTGGCCAGTTTTGTCAAGATCATCCTCGCTGACTGA
- the LOC136940996 gene encoding inward rectifier potassium channel 16-like produces MDPQREQRIAIDTHHTDVYAACSQRGKPKRKLRYMQKDGRCPVEFKTIPGEWGGYVTDIFTTLVEIRWRVMFLIFSLSNILSWLLFGLLYWLTAYVHNDTEDSGNQPCMYNVRSFTASFLFSMETQATIGYGFRGMTENCLVVIILGTVQVVSSCFIDTAIIGIIVAKMASARKRAQTVGFSKCAVVNLRDGVLCLSWRLGDFRRNHILEGTTRAQLVRHVKHSSGMFSVYHKDLDIKGRDVVLATPATLVHRLEPGSPLYSMGPDSLLEEDFELVLSFTYTGDSTGILHQTRTTYTPADIHWGQRFQDMLRLGVRHYTVDYALFNQTTWVQVPMVSAEECDREKLPNETIRAQGSLLRNPSEIGQSNADVTEEVIQEAWL; encoded by the coding sequence ATGGACCCCCAGAGGGAGCAGCGCATTGCCATAGACACCCATCACACAGACGTGTACGCTGCGTGCTCTCAACGTGGCAAGCCCAAGAGGAAGCTGCGCTACATGCAGAAAGACGGCAGGTGTCCTGTGGAATTCAAGACGATcccaggggagtgggggggctaCGTGACGGACATCTTCACCACCCTGGTGGAGATCCGCTGGAGGGTCATGTTCctcatcttctccctctccaacaTCCTCTCCTGGCTCCTCTTTGGCCTCCTCTACTGGCTGACTGCCTATGTGCACAACGACACCGAGGATTCGGGCAATCAACCCTGCATGTACAACGTGCGCAGCTTCACCGCGTCCTTCCTGTTCTCCATGGAGACCCAGGCGACCATTGGCTACGGTTTCCGGGGCATGACTGAAAACTGCCTGGTGGTCATCATCTTGGGGACGGTGCAGGTCGTGTCGAGTTGCTTCATCGACACCGCGATCATCGGCATCATCGTGGCCAAGATGGCGTCGGCCCGCAAGCGGGCGCAGACGGTGGGCTTCAGCAAGTGCGCTGTGGTCAACCTGCGAGACGGAGTGCTGTGTCTGTCGTGGCGTCTCGGAGACTTCCGGAGAAACCACATCCTGGAGGGCACCACCAGGGCCCAGCTGGTCCGCCACGTGAAGCACTCCTCCGGCATGTTCTCAGTGTACCACAAGGACCTGGACATAAAGGGCCGAGACGTCGTCTTGGCCACCCCCGCCACCCTGGTCCACAGGCTGGAGCCCGGGAGCCCACTGTACAGCATGGGCCCAGACAGCCTTCTGGAGGAAGACTTTGAGCTGGTGTTGTCCTTCACGTACACTGGAGACTCCACAGGCATCCTGCACCAGACCCGGACCACCTACACCCCAGCTGACATCCACTGGGGCCAGCGTTTCCAGGACATGCTGAGGCTAGGGGTTCGTCACTACACGGTGGACTACGCCCTGTTTAACCAGACCACCTGGGTGCAGGTGCCAATGGTCAGTGCTGAGGAGTGTGACAGGGAGAAACTGCCCAACGAGACCATTCGAGCCCAGGGCTCCCTCCTCAGAAACCCTTCAGAGATTGGCCAGAGCAATGCGGATGTCACAGAGGAAGTGATCCAAGAAGCATGGCTCTGA
- the LOC136940782 gene encoding dual specificity mitogen-activated protein kinase kinase 6-like isoform X2, whose protein sequence is MSLSKGGKKKNPGLKLSKEVFEQPPPAAAAPPRDLDSKACVTIGEKNFVVKADDLEQIAELGRGAYGVVDKMRHVPSGVIMAVKRIRATVNTLEQKRLLMDLDISMRTVDCFFTVTFYGALFREGDVWICMELMDTSLDKFYKQVIEKNMTIPEDILGKITVAIVKALEHLHTILSVIHRDVKPSNVLINTQGQVKMCDFGISGHLVDSVAKTMDAGCKPYMAPERINPDLNQKGYSVKSDIWSLGITMIELAILKFPYDSWGTPFQQLKQVVDEPSPQLPAGRFSPEFVDFSSLCLRKKPNERPGYTELMQHPFFTLHDSKETDVASFVKIILAD, encoded by the exons GGAAGAAGAAGAATCCAGGCCTCAAGCTCTCCAAGGAGGTGTTTGAGCAGCCTCCACCCGCAGCAGCAGC ACCACCGCGAGATCTGGACTCCAAAGCCTGTGTCACTATAGGAGAAAAG AACTTTGTGGTGAAGGCTGATGACTTGGAGCAGATTGCCGAGCTGGGCAGGGGAGCGTACGGGGTGGTTGACAAGATGAGGCATGTTCCCAGTGGTGTCATCATGGCTGTCAAG AGGATCCGTGCCACAGTCAACACCTTGGAGCAGAAGAGGCTGTTGATGGACCTGGACATCTCCATGAGGACTGTGGACTGCTTCTTCACTGTCACCTTCTACGGAGCTCTCTTCAGAGAG GGTGACGTGTGGATCTGTATGGAGCTGATGGACACTTCTCTGGACAAGTTTTACAAACAGGTTATCGAGAAAAACATGACCATACCGGAGGACATTCTGGGCAAGATCACTGTAGCG atTGTCAAGGCATTGGAGCATCTGCATACCATTCTGTCTGTGATACACAGAG ACGTCAAGCCCTCCAACGTGCTGATCAACACACAGGGCCAGGTCAAGATGTGTGACTTTGGCATCAGCGGACACCTGGTAGATTCGGTAGCCAAGACCATGGATGCAGGCTGCAAGCCCTACATGGCG CCTGAGCGAATCAACCCAGACCTCAACCAGAAAGGCTACAGTGTCAAGTCAGACATCTGGAGTCTCGGGATCACAATG ATTGAGCTGGCCATCCTGAAGTTCCCTTATGACTCGTGGGGCACACCTTTCCAGCAGCTCAAACAGGTGGTGGATGAGCCATCTCCTCAGCTGCCCGCCGGTCGCTTCTCTCCTGAGTTTGTAGACTTCAGCTCCCTGTG CTTAAGAAAGAAACCTAATGAAAGACCAGGCTACACAGAATTGATG CAACATCCCTTCTTCACCCTGCATGACTCCAAAGAGACAGACGTGGCCAGTTTTGTCAAGATCATCCTCGCTGACTGA